From a single Paenibacillus sp. FSL W8-0426 genomic region:
- a CDS encoding NosD domain-containing protein translates to MLSFYGIAFAENSSGPIPLQPRIDRAVNGEVITLAPGTYSGPIVIDKSVTIQGDDSVVLINPKAAPAISVQSDEVRLTGFRVRQEHLGEHAAIHVTANQVVLSDLDIESQGYGIILRKASQGTLQHNLIRWTGPSSTKNALKGNGIDLYASQEIRITDNEIHDVRDGIYMENSRSIEVANNRLFGNRYAIHLMYVHLSNVTGNLGERNVTGAMVMGANKAVVTGNTFRKQSENVHSQGILLYDVQRSIVADNVLEGNRVGLYIQESSENEISRNDLLRNFVGVQFNHAEGNELHSNRFVSNVIEAQAVESRNNVIRHNYWDSFQGLDLNGDGVSEAAYAINPFYQRLIQRNSAFQLFFQSPGMMFLSDLHTEGRSEWLTDLSPRMKLDAASRAYAGDNENNRFVPWLGGLLLLAAGYMFYLGGRRK, encoded by the coding sequence ATGTTGTCTTTTTACGGCATTGCCTTTGCTGAAAATAGCAGCGGCCCGATCCCCTTGCAGCCACGGATCGACCGCGCTGTTAATGGCGAAGTCATTACATTGGCACCAGGTACATATTCGGGACCGATCGTCATCGACAAAAGCGTTACGATTCAGGGCGATGATTCCGTCGTGCTGATCAATCCAAAGGCAGCTCCCGCCATTTCGGTTCAATCCGACGAGGTGAGATTAACAGGGTTTCGCGTGCGGCAAGAACATCTCGGCGAGCATGCGGCAATTCACGTGACGGCAAATCAGGTCGTTCTGTCCGATCTTGATATAGAGAGCCAAGGTTACGGCATCATTCTTAGAAAAGCCAGCCAAGGAACCCTGCAGCATAATCTCATTCGTTGGACGGGGCCGTCGAGCACGAAGAATGCGCTGAAGGGAAATGGGATCGACCTGTATGCATCGCAGGAAATCCGGATCACGGATAACGAAATTCACGATGTGCGCGATGGCATTTACATGGAAAACAGCCGCAGCATCGAGGTCGCCAATAATAGGTTATTCGGCAACAGATATGCCATTCACTTGATGTATGTTCACCTTTCGAACGTCACGGGCAACCTGGGCGAGAGAAATGTAACCGGAGCCATGGTCATGGGTGCCAATAAAGCTGTAGTTACGGGAAATACGTTCCGCAAACAAAGCGAAAATGTTCATTCCCAAGGCATTCTGCTCTATGACGTGCAGCGTTCGATCGTCGCGGATAATGTACTTGAGGGAAACCGTGTCGGATTGTATATCCAGGAGTCTTCCGAAAACGAGATCAGCCGAAACGATCTTTTGCGAAATTTCGTTGGCGTGCAATTCAACCATGCGGAGGGAAACGAGCTTCACTCCAACCGATTCGTATCAAACGTGATCGAAGCGCAAGCGGTGGAAAGCCGAAACAACGTCATCCGCCACAACTACTGGGATTCGTTTCAGGGCCTTGACCTCAATGGGGACGGGGTAAGTGAGGCGGCTTATGCCATCAACCCGTTTTATCAGCGTTTGATACAACGCAACTCGGCCTTTCAATTGTTTTTTCAATCCCCGGGCATGATGTTTCTGAGCGACCTGCATACGGAAGGCAGAAGCGAATGGCTCACCGATCTTTCGCCGCGAATGAAACTGGATGCTGCTTCCCGGGCTTACGCAGGAGATAACGAGAACAATCGGTTCGTGCCATGGCTTGGGGGACTGTTATTACTTGCTGCAGGATATATGTTCTATTTGGGAGGAAGACGAAAATGA
- a CDS encoding nitrous oxide reductase accessory protein NosL — translation MKMKCWTFTLIMLWSIFLLSGCGAKYAAVPINEDVDVCVICNMQVKDDAFATQLTTKDGQTYKFDDIGCMNEWKQQNGTDQIGMDFVRDYNDKEWIEYGKATYVYDASLRTPMAYGIVSFKDKPSAEAFVQEQGVGRIMTAEELASHDWKQNTEGMDMHGEGQGHTHSHQQEAGSEETNHANEKAGDAGHH, via the coding sequence ATGAAAATGAAATGCTGGACATTCACTTTAATCATGTTGTGGTCCATCTTTCTGTTATCGGGCTGCGGCGCGAAATATGCGGCTGTGCCCATCAATGAGGACGTCGATGTATGCGTGATTTGCAATATGCAGGTTAAAGACGATGCTTTTGCCACCCAACTGACGACAAAGGATGGCCAAACGTACAAATTCGACGACATCGGCTGCATGAATGAATGGAAACAACAGAACGGGACGGACCAAATCGGCATGGATTTTGTCCGTGATTATAATGACAAAGAATGGATCGAATACGGCAAAGCGACTTATGTCTACGATGCTTCCCTAAGAACGCCAATGGCTTACGGCATCGTTAGCTTCAAGGACAAGCCGTCCGCCGAAGCCTTCGTTCAGGAACAGGGCGTCGGCCGAATCATGACTGCCGAAGAACTCGCATCCCACGACTGGAAGCAAAATACGGAGGGCATGGACATGCATGGGGAAGGTCAGGGACATACCCACAGTCATCAACAGGAAGCAGGGAGTGAGGAAACGAATCATGCTAACGAAAAAGCAGGAGATGCCGGTCATCATTAA
- a CDS encoding ABC transporter permease yields the protein MSNLIYVANREIKLGFRNPWAYSFLILFCMFGLSLLVLNAQNVVEGFSGTTGSLLNLILYLLPLMALFIGSFSLTSEREDGAWQLLSTYPLRTSSFVIGKYLGLCCVLITIVFFGYGLMGVVSGFMGNALDLLTYGLFTMFSAGLVCMFVGVALLIGSICSNRWQALTISVSVWFFLVIAWPALLIAILGFVPYAWVQPLLSVLTLLNPAELVRLFVVIKLGGGSILGPEYYRWVFWIQKPGGTAMFMIALCIWIALSMLIVHRIWERRRYLG from the coding sequence ATCTCGAACCTGATTTACGTCGCCAACCGGGAAATCAAACTGGGTTTCCGCAACCCTTGGGCTTATTCGTTCCTGATATTGTTCTGCATGTTCGGTTTGAGCCTGCTGGTGCTGAATGCTCAAAATGTCGTTGAAGGTTTTTCGGGTACGACGGGTTCCTTGCTAAATTTAATTCTCTATCTGCTGCCGTTGATGGCCCTCTTCATCGGATCGTTTTCGTTGACGTCGGAGAGGGAAGACGGCGCTTGGCAATTGTTGTCCACCTATCCTTTGCGTACGTCTTCCTTCGTGATCGGGAAATACCTGGGTTTGTGCTGCGTGCTGATTACGATTGTCTTCTTTGGTTACGGACTTATGGGGGTCGTCAGCGGATTCATGGGCAACGCATTGGACCTGTTGACGTATGGGCTGTTTACGATGTTTTCAGCAGGGTTGGTATGTATGTTCGTAGGGGTGGCTTTATTGATTGGTTCGATCTGCAGCAATCGGTGGCAAGCACTCACCATTTCGGTTTCCGTCTGGTTCTTCCTGGTCATTGCCTGGCCAGCCCTGCTTATTGCGATCCTGGGTTTCGTTCCTTACGCATGGGTGCAGCCGCTTTTGTCTGTTTTGACGTTGCTGAACCCGGCAGAGCTCGTCCGACTGTTCGTTGTCATTAAGCTTGGCGGCGGTTCGATCCTCGGACCCGAATATTATCGGTGGGTTTTCTGGATACAAAAACCCGGCGGAACAGCAATGTTCATGATTGCCTTATGCATTTGGATTGCCTTGTCCATGCTGATCGTTCATCGGATATGGGAAAGGAGGCGATACCTTGGCTGA
- the ccmA gene encoding heme ABC exporter ATP-binding protein CcmA, which yields MADHVMPYVVHVNKLCKVMKGKALVQNVSFTIHAGQILALCGGNGAGKSTVLRMIAGIMLPTSGEVNVNGQSPKSKRTRFAEQIGYMPDDFRFSHSLSAEETLQFWADLKNVGTDRVTDVLEMVGLGNHKKQRVTTFSKGMRQRLLFAQAVLSKPPLLIMDEPTNGLDPYWMQEFARLMKGIRAEGQMVVFSTHQLEIAEDVADEVVFLNQGQQADFGPTSRFRERFGTLHAAFRHSLGLK from the coding sequence TTGGCTGACCACGTTATGCCCTATGTAGTGCACGTCAACAAGTTATGCAAGGTAATGAAAGGAAAGGCACTTGTGCAGAACGTTTCATTCACCATCCATGCCGGACAGATTCTGGCGTTATGCGGCGGAAACGGGGCAGGCAAAAGCACCGTGCTGCGCATGATAGCAGGCATTATGCTCCCCACTTCGGGAGAAGTGAACGTTAACGGCCAAAGCCCAAAGTCGAAACGAACACGCTTCGCCGAGCAAATCGGATACATGCCCGACGATTTTCGCTTCAGCCACAGCCTTTCCGCCGAGGAGACGCTTCAGTTCTGGGCAGACTTGAAAAATGTCGGTACGGACAGAGTGACCGACGTTTTAGAAATGGTTGGGCTCGGGAATCACAAAAAGCAACGCGTCACGACGTTCTCCAAAGGGATGCGGCAAAGATTGCTTTTCGCCCAAGCCGTTCTGTCCAAACCGCCGCTGCTCATTATGGATGAGCCGACGAACGGACTAGACCCGTACTGGATGCAAGAATTCGCTCGGTTGATGAAAGGCATCCGGGCCGAGGGGCAGATGGTCGTTTTCTCGACGCACCAATTGGAGATTGCGGAGGACGTTGCCGATGAGGTGGTGTTTCTGAACCAAGGCCAGCAGGCGGACTTCGGCCCGACGTCCCGGTTCCGGGAACGATTCGGCACGCTGCATGCTGCGTTTCGCCACAGTTTGGGATTAAAGTGA
- a CDS encoding TlpA disulfide reductase family protein has protein sequence MRFLSIIMRRALAWTIITAAVVCAVAVVLQPYADSRQKAEKGIIAVGETAPDFAAVDLSGEQVQLSQYRGQVVLLHFWASWCAPCVREMPLLNRLSQSHNKNVKTIFVNVGESKATVREYLAENGFELDVVIDATGKIAGSYHVPGLPATMIVDRNGTFDHILFGELHEDMPIDRWLAEL, from the coding sequence TTGCGATTTCTATCCATAATCATGCGGCGCGCACTGGCTTGGACGATCATCACTGCAGCAGTTGTATGCGCGGTTGCGGTTGTATTGCAACCATATGCAGATTCACGACAGAAGGCCGAAAAGGGGATTATTGCCGTGGGAGAGACGGCTCCCGATTTTGCAGCTGTCGATTTGTCAGGGGAACAAGTACAACTTTCGCAGTATCGCGGGCAGGTCGTGCTCCTTCACTTTTGGGCCTCCTGGTGTGCTCCCTGTGTCAGGGAAATGCCATTATTGAACCGGTTATCCCAATCCCATAATAAAAACGTAAAGACGATTTTCGTCAATGTGGGGGAGTCCAAAGCAACCGTCCGCGAATATCTCGCCGAGAACGGCTTTGAACTTGACGTCGTGATTGATGCGACCGGCAAAATCGCAGGATCCTACCATGTGCCGGGATTGCCTGCAACGATGATCGTCGATCGGAACGGAACGTTCGATCATATCCTTTTTGGCGAACTGCATGAGGACATGCCGATCGACCGATGGCTGGCTGAGCTTTGA
- the pelA gene encoding pectate lyase — protein MLNAKKTVTSLMMACALALPVVGTAILPAGQVYAADASGTTASISDILKNQRPDGGWRKDYKETSGEWAKSTIDNKATYSEIRRLASEFKKTNNPQYSAAAIKGINFLLNMQYANGGWPQIYQSSGYHKHITYNDDAMINVMYLLDEVANRKGDFSFIDSSLADRSRNAVNKGVDAILNTQVVVGGKLTAWGQQHDSSTLKPAGARIYEVPSLSAAESSTIVKFLKTRPANAKITASINGAQAWFDKVKMTGIKFVRENGDGKVIKDSSITTPLWARFYEIGTDKPIFVGRDGIVRYNLSEIDQERRAGYAWYGNWPSKI, from the coding sequence ATGTTGAACGCGAAAAAAACGGTGACTTCTTTGATGATGGCCTGTGCCCTGGCACTTCCTGTTGTCGGAACGGCAATTCTACCTGCGGGGCAAGTCTATGCGGCGGATGCATCCGGAACGACGGCGAGCATTTCCGATATTTTGAAAAACCAGCGTCCTGACGGAGGATGGAGAAAAGATTACAAAGAAACGAGCGGAGAATGGGCAAAATCCACGATCGATAACAAAGCTACATATTCTGAAATCCGAAGACTTGCCAGCGAATTTAAAAAGACCAACAATCCCCAATATTCCGCTGCAGCGATCAAAGGCATCAACTTTTTGCTGAACATGCAGTATGCCAACGGCGGATGGCCTCAAATTTACCAAAGCTCGGGTTACCACAAACACATCACGTATAATGACGACGCGATGATCAATGTCATGTACCTGCTGGATGAAGTCGCTAACCGCAAGGGAGATTTCTCCTTTATTGACAGTTCCCTGGCCGATCGCAGCCGGAATGCCGTTAACAAAGGCGTAGATGCCATTCTGAATACACAGGTCGTCGTTGGCGGCAAGCTGACGGCTTGGGGACAGCAGCATGATTCCAGCACGTTGAAACCAGCGGGAGCACGGATATACGAAGTTCCCTCCCTCTCCGCCGCAGAGAGCAGCACTATCGTAAAATTCCTGAAAACACGACCGGCCAATGCCAAGATTACCGCGTCCATTAACGGTGCCCAGGCTTGGTTTGACAAGGTCAAGATGACGGGCATCAAATTCGTGAGAGAAAACGGGGACGGCAAAGTCATTAAAGACTCCAGCATCACAACGCCGCTGTGGGCACGTTTCTATGAAATCGGCACGGACAAGCCGATCTTTGTCGGCCGCGACGGGATTGTCAGATACAATCTCAGCGAGATCGACCAAGAGAGACGGGCCGGCTACGCCTGGTACGGCAACTGGCCATCCAAAATCTAA
- the nikA gene encoding nickel ABC transporter substrate-binding protein: protein MKSTFLMGMVLLLVVLTGCGQQANQDDEAGAAKDELVFASTKDIRDINPHLTGGELAAQNMVFESLVVNTADGVQPKLAESWEISPDGLTYTFHLRKNVVFSDGEAFNAEAVKKNIDAVVSNYDKNAWLNLVQEIDNTKVVDEHTLALTLKHPYYPTLEELGLTRPFRMISPKSFIDGTTANGVNGYAGTGPYILTEHKDNQYALFASNERYWGEQPKIKQVRWKVMPDHQTILLGLQKGEVDLIFGADGDMLDANAFSALQEGGKYATKISHPSGSRSILLNSNRAFTKDKLVREALQYAINKRTIATGILNDTEQIADTLMSKATPYANIDLSIRSYDANQAEQLLDQAGWVKSDDGYRYKNGQKLHLLLSYNSDNAQEKTIGESMQSDLKAIGVELEILGEEKQAYFDRQKSGDFDLQYSLSWGLPYDPQTYVSTWRVPSHGDYQAQAGLEKKAWLDQTISEVLLEQDESARAEKYKEIFTYVHDEAVYLPLTYSVVKAIHSDRLQGVDFNVSQYEIPFEKMYFQ from the coding sequence ATGAAGTCTACATTTTTGATGGGAATGGTGCTTTTGCTGGTGGTGTTAACCGGTTGTGGACAGCAGGCTAACCAGGATGACGAAGCTGGAGCCGCCAAGGACGAATTGGTTTTTGCCAGCACTAAAGATATTCGCGACATTAATCCGCATCTGACGGGCGGAGAATTGGCGGCGCAAAATATGGTTTTTGAATCACTCGTCGTGAATACTGCGGACGGCGTGCAGCCTAAATTGGCCGAAAGCTGGGAAATCTCCCCGGATGGTTTGACATATACCTTTCATTTGCGCAAAAACGTTGTATTTAGCGATGGCGAAGCCTTCAATGCCGAGGCCGTAAAGAAAAATATCGATGCTGTCGTGTCCAATTACGATAAGAACGCCTGGCTCAATCTGGTGCAGGAAATCGACAACACGAAAGTGGTGGACGAGCACACATTGGCATTGACGTTAAAGCACCCTTATTATCCGACTTTGGAAGAGCTGGGGCTGACAAGACCGTTCCGCATGATCTCCCCCAAAAGCTTCATCGACGGCACGACCGCGAACGGGGTAAACGGTTATGCCGGGACCGGACCATACATACTGACGGAGCACAAAGACAATCAATATGCCTTGTTTGCTTCCAATGAACGCTACTGGGGAGAGCAGCCCAAAATCAAACAAGTGCGTTGGAAGGTCATGCCGGATCATCAAACGATCCTGCTGGGATTGCAAAAAGGCGAAGTGGACCTGATCTTCGGAGCCGACGGTGACATGCTGGACGCCAATGCGTTCAGCGCACTGCAAGAGGGTGGAAAATACGCGACGAAAATCAGTCATCCGTCCGGATCGCGCTCGATCCTGCTGAACAGCAATCGCGCGTTCACGAAGGACAAGCTCGTACGCGAAGCACTGCAATATGCCATCAACAAACGGACGATCGCTACAGGCATTCTGAACGATACGGAACAGATCGCGGATACGTTAATGTCCAAGGCCACGCCGTATGCGAACATCGATTTGAGCATCCGTTCTTACGACGCCAACCAGGCCGAGCAATTGCTCGATCAAGCAGGATGGGTAAAATCGGATGACGGTTACCGCTACAAAAACGGGCAGAAGCTTCATCTGCTGCTCTCGTATAACTCGGACAATGCGCAAGAAAAAACGATCGGCGAATCCATGCAAAGCGATCTGAAAGCGATCGGGGTGGAACTCGAAATTTTGGGTGAAGAAAAGCAAGCTTACTTTGACCGCCAAAAATCCGGCGATTTTGATTTGCAATATTCCCTGTCTTGGGGACTGCCGTATGACCCGCAAACGTACGTCTCCACATGGCGCGTACCTTCCCACGGCGATTACCAAGCCCAAGCGGGATTGGAAAAGAAAGCTTGGTTGGATCAAACCATTAGCGAAGTTTTGCTTGAACAGGACGAGTCCGCGCGAGCGGAAAAATACAAAGAAATCTTTACTTACGTGCATGACGAAGCCGTGTATTTGCCTTTGACGTATTCGGTCGTGAAAGCCATTCACTCGGATCGTTTGCAGGGCGTGGATTTCAATGTATCGCAATACGAAATTCCGTTTGAAAAGATGTATTTTCAATAA
- the opp1B gene encoding nickel/cobalt ABC transporter permease: MKAYLSKRIIGAIPLLVLVTFLAFILINLRTSDPAEIALRVNQITPTDEMVQSMREELGLNQPFLVRYKNWIVDSFNGEFGTSYVNNKPVLEELRQAIPPTLQLAAATLAIIVIFSMSIGILCSVFENRWQDRFLRGIVFVLAAMPSFWIGLLLMWYFSVHLGLLPTSGMEGPTSIILPAVTLSLTFLSTYVRLIRNNMVQNKHENFVLYAKVRGLKQSTITWKIFTNSIQSSLTAFGMSVPRLIAGTVVVENIFAWPGIGRLCVKAIFNSDVPVIQAYIFMMAVLFIVCNLIVDILIVLIDPRLRREAK; this comes from the coding sequence ATGAAAGCATACCTGAGCAAACGAATCATCGGCGCCATCCCGCTGCTTGTGCTGGTTACCTTCCTGGCATTCATCCTGATCAACTTAAGGACAAGCGATCCGGCGGAAATTGCCTTGCGCGTCAACCAGATTACGCCGACGGACGAGATGGTGCAGAGCATGCGCGAGGAGCTGGGCCTGAATCAGCCGTTCCTCGTGCGGTACAAGAACTGGATCGTTGACAGTTTTAACGGGGAGTTCGGCACGAGTTATGTCAACAACAAACCCGTATTGGAGGAATTGCGGCAGGCGATTCCGCCAACCTTGCAGCTGGCAGCAGCAACGCTGGCGATCATCGTCATCTTCAGCATGTCGATCGGCATATTGTGCAGCGTGTTCGAGAACCGGTGGCAGGATCGTTTCCTGAGGGGCATCGTATTCGTGCTTGCCGCCATGCCGAGTTTCTGGATCGGTTTGCTGCTGATGTGGTATTTCTCGGTGCACCTGGGACTCCTGCCGACCAGCGGTATGGAGGGACCGACATCGATCATTCTTCCTGCGGTCACGCTGTCGCTTACGTTTCTATCGACGTATGTGCGCTTGATACGCAATAACATGGTTCAGAACAAACATGAAAATTTCGTCCTTTACGCCAAGGTGCGCGGTTTGAAGCAAAGCACGATCACATGGAAAATCTTCACGAATTCGATCCAGTCCTCCTTGACGGCATTCGGCATGTCCGTTCCACGGTTAATCGCGGGTACGGTCGTCGTCGAAAACATATTCGCCTGGCCGGGAATCGGCAGATTGTGCGTCAAAGCGATATTCAATTCCGATGTTCCCGTGATCCAGGCGTACATCTTCATGATGGCTGTGCTGTTCATCGTGTGCAACCTGATTGTGGACATCCTGATCGTGCTGATCGACCCGAGATTACGGAGGGAAGCAAAATGA
- the opp1C gene encoding nickel/cobalt ABC transporter permease yields MSFFKRLRGDRLGMVCLAFLSMVTLAGLCAPLLAPYDPTLVNVAVKLSPPSADYWLGTDHLGRDLLSRLLFGIRTTFFYAFLAMIVTIASGLIFGLMAGYSNGKVREVILRFCDVMLSFPSEVMILSIVGILGPGIVNIVIANILSKWAWYTRMIYSSVQQYRAKNYVKFAQVHQGSSLYIMRKHILPGISGELTTHSTLEMGWVILSISSLSFLGLGVQAPVPEWGMMLNEAKNVLFTNPWQMIPAGVTILLVVAALNFLGDSMQHALNAQSYVTGRKRQRKLFRFGRERKINDVHLDRKPS; encoded by the coding sequence ATGAGTTTTTTCAAACGTTTGCGCGGTGATCGACTGGGCATGGTGTGCCTTGCATTTCTGTCCATGGTTACGCTGGCCGGCCTGTGTGCCCCTCTCCTTGCACCCTATGATCCAACCTTGGTCAATGTCGCCGTGAAGCTCTCCCCGCCAAGCGCGGATTATTGGCTCGGTACCGATCATTTGGGTCGGGATTTGCTGTCGCGTTTGTTGTTCGGCATTCGTACAACCTTTTTCTACGCATTCCTGGCCATGATCGTGACCATTGCGTCGGGATTGATCTTTGGCTTGATGGCCGGGTATTCCAACGGAAAAGTGCGCGAGGTCATTCTGCGGTTCTGCGACGTGATGTTATCCTTTCCGTCCGAGGTCATGATCTTGTCCATTGTCGGCATATTGGGGCCGGGGATCGTCAATATCGTCATCGCCAACATCTTGTCCAAATGGGCCTGGTACACGCGGATGATCTACAGCAGCGTGCAGCAGTACCGTGCCAAAAATTACGTGAAGTTTGCCCAAGTTCACCAAGGCTCTTCTTTATATATCATGAGAAAACACATTCTCCCGGGCATCTCCGGCGAACTCACCACGCATTCGACGCTGGAAATGGGCTGGGTCATCCTGAGCATTTCCTCATTGTCCTTCCTTGGATTGGGCGTACAGGCACCCGTGCCGGAATGGGGCATGATGCTGAATGAAGCGAAAAACGTTTTGTTCACGAATCCATGGCAAATGATACCTGCGGGCGTTACGATCCTGCTTGTCGTTGCCGCGCTGAATTTCCTGGGGGACAGCATGCAGCATGCGCTGAACGCCCAATCTTACGTCACTGGCCGCAAACGACAACGAAAGCTGTTCCGATTCGGCAGAGAAAGGAAGATCAATGATGTCCATCTTGACCGTAAACCATCTTAA
- a CDS encoding ABC transporter ATP-binding protein, with amino-acid sequence MSILTVNHLNIVDTKTNKVIVKDASFTVEQQTCLGIVGESGSGKSMTVREIMGVNPRWIRSEGEVLFENRNLLEDNDKRRRSIRGKKISMILQDAMTAFNPIEKIGAQMNQTFVQLLKVPKREAERLSLESLEMMNFQEPRTVYGSYPHELSGGMLQRCMIAIALVMKPDVIIADEPTTALDSINQLEVVKQFRSLKELTGTTMILISHDLGVVQRLADNVIVMKDGEIVEQGVTSTVFNDPKHAYTQYLVNTRLQLTNSFNDSLLSGVKAKP; translated from the coding sequence ATGTCCATCTTGACCGTAAACCATCTTAATATCGTAGATACCAAAACCAACAAGGTCATCGTCAAGGATGCTTCTTTTACGGTGGAACAGCAAACATGCCTGGGGATCGTGGGGGAGAGCGGCAGCGGGAAGTCCATGACGGTTCGGGAAATCATGGGCGTGAATCCGCGCTGGATCCGTTCGGAAGGTGAAGTTCTTTTCGAGAATCGCAACCTCCTGGAGGATAACGACAAGCGCAGAAGATCGATTCGCGGCAAAAAAATCAGCATGATTTTGCAGGACGCCATGACGGCCTTCAATCCGATTGAAAAAATCGGAGCCCAGATGAACCAAACATTCGTACAATTGCTCAAGGTTCCGAAGAGAGAAGCGGAGCGGCTGAGTCTGGAAAGCCTTGAAATGATGAATTTCCAGGAACCGCGTACCGTTTATGGCAGCTATCCCCATGAGCTTTCGGGAGGCATGCTTCAGCGATGCATGATCGCCATTGCCCTTGTCATGAAACCCGACGTGATCATCGCGGATGAACCGACGACCGCACTGGATTCCATCAATCAGCTGGAGGTCGTCAAGCAATTCCGTTCCTTGAAGGAGCTGACGGGCACAACGATGATCCTGATCTCGCATGATTTGGGCGTCGTACAGCGATTGGCGGACAACGTGATCGTCATGAAGGATGGGGAGATCGTCGAACAAGGCGTAACATCAACCGTTTTCAATGATCCGAAACATGCGTACACGCAGTATTTGGTGAATACCCGCCTGCAGCTGACGAACAGCTTTAACGATTCTTTGCTGAGTGGAGTGAAAGCTAAACCATGA
- a CDS encoding dipeptide/oligopeptide/nickel ABC transporter ATP-binding protein: protein MISVKHVKKRYKMPGKFLRPVQKNVLTDVSFHLNEGDCLGIIGESGSGKSTLSRMLLGLEQHDGGEIQIDGVPHKKWISQNKGKISVVFQDYRTSVNPNWTIGQIIEEPLNMLGDMKTNQVERTQWIASLVGKVQLPADVLSRHPHELSGGQLQRVCIARALTTRPKYVVLDEAISSLDVSVQAQILTLLKDLQSEFRLSYLFIAHDLQAVAYLCNRLAFLRDGRIIEELDCNHFTCAESDYVNHLLESIIPFKSDYNGEKSL from the coding sequence ATGATATCCGTAAAGCACGTCAAGAAAAGGTATAAAATGCCCGGAAAATTCCTTCGTCCCGTCCAAAAAAATGTGCTGACAGATGTCAGTTTTCATCTGAACGAGGGCGACTGCCTCGGAATCATCGGAGAAAGCGGCAGCGGCAAAAGCACGTTATCCCGCATGCTGCTTGGTTTGGAACAGCATGATGGAGGCGAAATCCAAATCGACGGTGTGCCGCACAAGAAATGGATCAGTCAGAATAAAGGCAAGATTAGCGTGGTGTTCCAGGACTACCGCACATCGGTCAATCCGAACTGGACGATCGGACAGATCATAGAGGAACCGTTGAACATGTTGGGCGACATGAAAACAAACCAGGTTGAACGAACGCAGTGGATTGCATCGCTGGTTGGAAAAGTACAACTTCCTGCCGACGTCTTAAGCAGGCATCCGCATGAATTGAGCGGAGGACAGCTGCAGCGGGTTTGCATTGCCCGTGCATTGACGACCCGCCCGAAATACGTCGTTCTGGATGAAGCGATCAGCTCCCTGGATGTGTCGGTACAAGCTCAGATTCTAACGTTGCTGAAGGACCTGCAGTCCGAATTTCGATTAAGTTATTTGTTTATCGCCCATGACCTTCAAGCCGTAGCCTATCTTTGCAACCGTTTGGCTTTTTTGCGGGATGGACGCATCATCGAAGAATTGGACTGCAATCATTTTACGTGCGCGGAGAGCGATTACGTCAATCATTTGCTGGAATCGATCATTCCTTTTAAATCCGATTATAACGGGGAGAAGAGCTTGTGA